From Kryptolebias marmoratus isolate JLee-2015 linkage group LG15, ASM164957v2, whole genome shotgun sequence, a single genomic window includes:
- the LOC108237866 gene encoding adhesion G-protein coupled receptor G2-like isoform X1 has protein sequence MSPSFFRLECHLHVFIPTKLVNFRHCALSSFHIKQELTNTQRMKFWVYLWLLMCFEFKSSSENQCPTEDSCLKDGGHWTTSCFRCADNDPNVELKMNAVNEAFKSRPDEIFTRIITLENVLEKTKVNETKTMCVENIVAAMHKHTGAFYGLSIFAKDPKMKPDDPLVSVYLPKELKVEDQDTVVFSMIHLPDEVALNSSHDLYDRRLFGLSVGGKTISHLPERINITINITTKRNDTPKPQCVFLNTSTNEFNTDGCLTHWDQDSITCSCDHLTYFGVLLVSASLPPVDQKIQSYITIIGCSISLFALVITVLIFITNKELRVDDSKKIHISLSVALILLNLHFLPSEAVAAMSSTEFCFYMALGLHYSLLATFSWMALEGLHLYLLLVKVFNIYIRRYLLKLSVVGWGVPAVIVSVVVIIDTDYYGYAPLDVSNPNGSAICNLTDDTVKMGSTVGDTDYYGHVPLDVSKPNGSEICYLTNCTVKMVTTVGVFALVFLFNVIMFGVIIKWFVAARSSREGGLNARNAAKKEICTVLSLMVLLGITWGLVFFSFGPLPTAGLYAFSILNSLQGFFIFIYFVLSWKKIKDERPSTEQSSKTQSTGTKT, from the exons ATGTCTCCCTCGTTTTTCCGTTTAGAATGTCATTTACATGTGTTTATTCCCACAAAGCTGGTAAATTTCAGACACTGTGCTCTGTCCTCTTTCCACATCAAACAAGAACTCACCAACACGCAGAG GATGAAGTTCTGGGTCTACTTGTGGCTGTTGATGTgttttgagtttaaaagttCAAGTGAAAATCAGTGTCCCACCGAGGATTCTTGTCTTAAAG ATGGAGGTCACTGGACCACTTCTTGCTTTAGGTGTGCTGATAATGATCCGA ATGTGGAACTTAAGATGAATGCTGTCaatgaagcttttaaaagcagacCTGATGAAATTTTCAc ACGGATTATAACCCTAGAAAATGTtctggagaaaacaaaagtgaatgAGACAAAAACTATGTGTGTTGAAAACATTGTGGCTGCCATGCATAAACACACTGGTGCCTTCTACGGTCTTTCAATTTTTGCCAAGGACCCCAAg ATGAAGCCAGATGACCCCTTAGTGAGTGTTTACCTGCCTAAAGAGCTGAAAGTTGAAGATCAAGACACAGTTGTGTTCTCCATGATTCACCTTCCAGATGAG GTTGCTTTGAACAGCTCACATGACTTGTACGATCGCAGACTCTTTGGCCTGAGTGTGGGTGGCAAGACAATTTCACATCTTCCAGAACGAATAAACATCACTATAAATATTACTACAAAGAGAAAT GATACCCCAAAACCCCAGTGTGTGTTCTTAAATACATCAACCAATG AATTTAATACTGACGGCTGTCTTACTCACTGGGATCAAGATTCCATCACGTGTTCCTGTGACCATCTCACATATTTTGGTGTGCTCCTG GTGTCTGCATCCCTCCCACCTGTAGACCAGAAGATTCAGTCGTACATTACTATCATTGGCTGCAGTATTTCTCTGTTTGCTCTGGTCATCACTGTTCTGATCTTCATCACTAACAA AGAACTCAGAGTAGATGATTCTAAGAAGATCCACATCAGCCTCTCAGTGGCTCTGATCCTCCTCAACCTTCACTTCCTCCCCAGTGAGGCAGTGGCAGCGATGTCCTccactgagttttgtttttacatggcTCTTGGTCTTCATTACTCCCTGTTGGCCACCTTCAGCTGGATGGCCTTGGAGGGTTTGCATCTCTACCTTCTGTTGGTCAAAGTCTTCAACATCTACATCAGGAGATACCTGCTGAAACTCAGCGTGGTGGGATGGG gtgttccTGCAGTCATTGTGTCAGTGGTGGTGATAATAGACACAGATTATTATGGCTATGCCCCTCTGGATGTGTCTAACCCCAATGGCTCTGCAAT CTGCAATCTAACAGATGACACAGTGAAGATGGGCAGTACAGTGGGAGACACAGATTATTATGGCCATGTCCCTCTGGATGTATCTAAACCAAATGGCTCTGAAAT cTGCTATCTAACCAATTGCACAGTGAAGATGGTGACCACAGTGGGAGTGTTTGCCTTGGTGTTCCTCTTTAATGTGATCATGTTTGGAGTGATCATCAAATGGTTTGTGGCTGCACGCTCCAGCAGAGAg GGTGGACTGAATGCTCGTAATGCAGCCAAGAAAGAAATTTGTACCGTGCTGTCATTGATGGTTCTGCTTGGCATCACCTGGGGACTGGTCTTCTTCTCATTTGGCCCCCTGCCCACCGCTGGTCTCTACGCCTTCAGCATTCTGAACTCACTGCAAG GtttcttcatcttcatttaCTTTGTACTATCctggaaaaagataaaagacgAAAGACCATCTACCGAGCAAAGCAGTAAAACACAATCCACCGGCACCAAAACCTGA
- the LOC112450618 gene encoding uncharacterized protein LOC112450618, translating into MSTPTETAKDGTVWREEQIGRPLNHSPIECHPTDGEPTSLARRKVSSRLQSFLCFLSMEMLRTIQDWTVKHARHTLDGNWFMAVPELKAFIAILILRGIVRLPAVHDTWSATLGVPFISNIMARNRFQDIMRHLRFDDKDTRGERVANDRFAAVSGIWKAFVGNCINLYNPGRHITIDEQLFPTKTRCCFLQYIATKPDKFGIKFWVACDLKSKYVCNIIPYLGKDPSRPTGGKLSENVVMKLMEPFMDKGRTVTTDNFFTSLSLAKRLLCRKTTLLGTMNKIRRELPESAKKTLDREEFSTKVFSTSGATLTVYAPKRRKTVCILSSMHSVVETGDTRKKKPNTVTDYNSVKCGVDVMDQMVRKYTVRSGTRRWPVAVFYNMIDIAALNAYVLFQACTGFKERRTDFLVKLARELAQSHMAAKEACKENLPPQPPTPDTGKRVSCQVKCCCKSNRATQRCVSCNRFTCGKCRKEMLWQCQVCSDIL; encoded by the coding sequence ATGTCAACCCCTACAGAGACGGCAAAAGATGGCACAGTGTGGCGTGAAGAACAGATCGGAAGACCTCTGAATCACAGTCCTATCGAATGCCATCCCACGGATGGAGAGCCAACATCTTTGGCCAGAAGAAAAGTGTCCAGTCGCTTACAGAGTTTCCTCTGTTTCCTCTCTATGGAAATGCTTCGGACCATACAGGACTGGACTGTCAAGCATGCACGCCACACACTGGATGGAAACTGGTTCATGGCCGTCCCTGAACTAAAGGCATTCATTGCCATCCTCATCCTGCGAGGGATTGTCCGCCTTCCAGCGGTGCATGACACATGGTCTGCAACATTGGGAGTGCCCTTCATCAGCAACATTATGGCTCGAAACCGCTTCCAGGACATCATGCGGCACCTACGCTTCGATGACAAGGACACACGTGGTGAACGAGTTGCAAATGACCGGTTTGCTGCAGTCTCTGGTATTTGGAAGGCTTTCGTTGGCAACTGCATCAATTTGTACAACCCAGGAAGGCACATCACTATAGATGAGCAACTATTTCCAACTAAGACCCGTTGCTGTTTCCTGCAGTACATTGCTACAAAACCTGACAAGTTTGGCATAAAGTTCTGGGTGGCATGTGACCTGAAATCCAAGTACGTATGCAACATCATCCCGTATCTTGGCAAAGACCCCAGTCGTCCCACCGGGGGAAAACTATCTGAAAATGTGGTGATGAAGCTTATGGAACCATTTATGGACAAAGGAAGAACTGTTACCACCGACAACTTTTTCACCTCATTGTCGCTAGCAAAACGACTGCTCTGCCGGAAGACCACCCTCCTTGGCACAATGAACAAGATTCGCCGTGAGCTTCCAGAGTCTGCCAAAAAGACTTTGGACCGTGAGGAATTCAGTACAAAGGTGTTTTCAACCTCTGGTGCCACACTGACTGTTTATGCGCCCAAACGGAGAAAGACTGTCTGCATCCTGAGTAGCATGCACAGTGTGGTGGAGACTGGGGACACccgaaaaaaaaagcctaacaCGGTCACCGACTACAACAGCGTAAAATGTGGTGTAGATGTCATGGACCAGATGGTGCGAAAGTACACTGTGCGTTCAGGAACACGGCGCTGGCCAGTCGCTGTGTTCTACAATATGATTGACATTGCAGCGTTGAATGCATATGTGCTTTTTCAGGCATGCACTGGGTTCAAAGAAAGACGAACGGACTTCTTAGTGAAGCTTGCAAGAGAGCTTGCACAGTCTCATATGGCAGCCAAGGAGGCGTGTAAGGAAAACCTTCCGCcgcaaccacccacacctgacACAGGGAAAAGGGTATCGTGCCAGGTTAAGTGTTGCTGCAAGAGTAACCGTGCCACTCAGCGTTGTGTTTCTTGTAACAGATTCACATGTGGCAAATGTAGAAAGGAGATGTTGTGGCAGTGCCAGGTGTGTTCTGACATTTTGTAA
- the LOC112450616 gene encoding adhesion G-protein coupled receptor G2-like has product MQRMKCRVLWLLILCCVFHHTENVATIVGEIVNTVTGLIDFECGCEIDQTLSTILNIPNILTKPNILTKPTICNITNILTITNILTIPTILNPASVSIGGTLTNLIQKIPNIAGSVLKNFKISDLFKPNVFVILKLTGVCNDLDIYANDSQAAVNTDLPNRKVRVQLPKELDVGEKDTIVFAMIQPSNETALNSSDELYENRLISLSVCGKKISELQERVNFTITVTTTINETQEPRCVFFNMSTETFESNGCLTLWDLNEITCSCDHLTFFGVLLVSASLSPVDQKILSYITIIGCSISLFALVLTVLIFITNKHLREDDSKKIHISLSVALILLNLHFLPSEAVAAMSSTEFCFYMALGLHYSLLATFSWMALEGLHLYLLLVKVFNIYIRRYLLKLSVVGWGVPAVIVSVVVIIDTDYYGYAPVDMSNPNGSAICYLTDDTVKMGSTVGVFALVFVFNVIMFGVTIRWFVKARSSKEVGQRARSAAKKEICTVLSVMVLLGVTWGLALFSFGPLTTPGLYAFCILNSLQGFFIFTYFVLSLKKPKDSAAKQSSETGNSTSRT; this is encoded by the exons ATGCAGAG GATGAAATGCAGGGTCCTCTGGTTGCTGATACTTTGTTGTGTCTTTCACCACACTGAAAATGTCGCAACAATTGTGGGAGAAATTGTAAATACCGTAACGGGGTTAATTGATTTTGAATGTGGATGTGAAATTGACC AAACTTTATCAACCATACTTAACATACCAAACATACTTACCAAACCAAACATACTTACCAAACCAACCATATGTAACATAACAAACATACTTACCATAACAAACATACTTACCATACCAACCATACTTAATCCTGCAAGTGTTTCGATCGGAGGAACTCTAACAAACCTAATaca aaaaataccTAATATTGCAGGGAGTGTtctgaaaaacttcaaaatttCAGATCTATTCAAGCCGAATGTGTTTGTCATTCTTAAACTCACTGGTGTCTGTAACGATCTGGATATTTATGCCAATGACAGTCAG GCTGCGGTCAATACAGATTTACCCAACAGAAAAGTGAGAGTTCAGCTGCCTAAAGAGCTGGATGTTGGAGAGAAGGACACAATTGTGTTTGCCATGATTCAACCTTCAAACGAG actgCTTTGAACAGTTCAGATGAACTGTACGAAAACAGGTTAATTagcctgagtgtgtgtggcaAAAAGATTTCAGAACTTCAGGAGCGAGTCAACTTCACCATAACTGTTACTACAACCATAAAT GAAACCCAGGAACCCCGGTGCGTGTTCTTTAATATGTCAACAGAAA CATTTGAGAGTAATGGCTGTCTGACCCTGTGGGATCTGAATGAAATCACCTGTTCCTGTGACCATCTCACATTCTTCGGTGTGCTCCTG GTGTCTGCATCCCTCTCACCTGTAGACCAGAAGATTCTGTCGTACATTACTATCATTGGCTGCAGTATTTCTCTGTTTGCTCTGGTCCTCACTGTTCTGATCTTCATCACTAACAA ACATCTCAGAGAAGATGATTCTAAGAAGATCCACATCAGCCTCTCAGTGGCTCTGATCCTCCTCAACCTTCACTTCCTCCCCAGTGAGGCAGTGGCAGCGATGTCCTccactgagttttgtttttacatggcTCTTGGTCTTCATTACTCCCTGTTGGCCACCTTCAGCTGGATGGCCTTGGAGGGTTTGCATCTCTACCTTCTGTTGGTCAAAGTCTTCAACATCTACATCAGGAGATACCTGCTGAAACTCAGCGTGGTGGGATGGG gtgttccTGCAGTCATTGTGTCAGTGGTGGTGATAATAGACACAGATTATTATGGCTATGCCCCTGTGGATATGTCAAACCCCAATGGCTCTGCAAT CTGCTATCTAACAGATGACACAGTGAAGATGGGCAGTACGGTGGGAGTTTTTGCCTTGGTGTTCGTCTTTAATGTGATCATGTTTGGAGTGACAATCAGATGGTTTGTAAAAGCCCGATCCAGCAAAGAG GTTGGACAAAGAGCACGTAGCGCAGCCAAGAAAGAAATTTGTACTGTGCTGTCAGTGATGGTTCTGCTTGGTGTCACCTGGGGTCTGGCTTTATTCTCCTTTGGCCCCCTGACCACTCCTGGCCTCTACGCCTTCTGCATTCTGAACTCACTGCAAG GTTTCTTCATCTTCACTTACTTCGTATTGTCTTTGAAAAAACCCAAGGACTCAGCAGCAAAGCAGAGCAGTGAAACAGGAAACTCAACCAGCAGAACCTGA
- the LOC108237866 gene encoding adhesion G-protein coupled receptor G2-like isoform X2: MSPSFFRLECHLHVFIPTKLVNFRHCALSSFHIKQELTNTQRMKFWVYLWLLMCFEFKSSSENQCPTEDSCLKDGGHWTTSCFRCADNDPNVELKMNAVNEAFKSRPDEIFTRIITLENVLEKTKVNETKTMCVENIVAAMHKHTGAFYGLSIFAKDPKMKPDDPLVSVYLPKELKVEDQDTVVFSMIHLPDEVALNSSHDLYDRRLFGLSVGGKTISHLPERINITINITTKRNDTPKPQCVFLNTSTNEFNTDGCLTHWDQDSITCSCDHLTYFGVLLVSASLPPVDQKIQSYITIIGCSISLFALVITVLIFITNKELRVDDSKKIHISLSVALILLNLHFLPSEAVAAMSSTEFCFYMALGLHYSLLATFSWMALEGLHLYLLLVKVFNIYIRRYLLKLSVVGWGVPAVIVSVVVIIDTDYYGYAPLDVSNPNGSAICYLTNCTVKMVTTVGVFALVFLFNVIMFGVIIKWFVAARSSREGGLNARNAAKKEICTVLSLMVLLGITWGLVFFSFGPLPTAGLYAFSILNSLQGFFIFIYFVLSWKKIKDERPSTEQSSKTQSTGTKT; the protein is encoded by the exons ATGTCTCCCTCGTTTTTCCGTTTAGAATGTCATTTACATGTGTTTATTCCCACAAAGCTGGTAAATTTCAGACACTGTGCTCTGTCCTCTTTCCACATCAAACAAGAACTCACCAACACGCAGAG GATGAAGTTCTGGGTCTACTTGTGGCTGTTGATGTgttttgagtttaaaagttCAAGTGAAAATCAGTGTCCCACCGAGGATTCTTGTCTTAAAG ATGGAGGTCACTGGACCACTTCTTGCTTTAGGTGTGCTGATAATGATCCGA ATGTGGAACTTAAGATGAATGCTGTCaatgaagcttttaaaagcagacCTGATGAAATTTTCAc ACGGATTATAACCCTAGAAAATGTtctggagaaaacaaaagtgaatgAGACAAAAACTATGTGTGTTGAAAACATTGTGGCTGCCATGCATAAACACACTGGTGCCTTCTACGGTCTTTCAATTTTTGCCAAGGACCCCAAg ATGAAGCCAGATGACCCCTTAGTGAGTGTTTACCTGCCTAAAGAGCTGAAAGTTGAAGATCAAGACACAGTTGTGTTCTCCATGATTCACCTTCCAGATGAG GTTGCTTTGAACAGCTCACATGACTTGTACGATCGCAGACTCTTTGGCCTGAGTGTGGGTGGCAAGACAATTTCACATCTTCCAGAACGAATAAACATCACTATAAATATTACTACAAAGAGAAAT GATACCCCAAAACCCCAGTGTGTGTTCTTAAATACATCAACCAATG AATTTAATACTGACGGCTGTCTTACTCACTGGGATCAAGATTCCATCACGTGTTCCTGTGACCATCTCACATATTTTGGTGTGCTCCTG GTGTCTGCATCCCTCCCACCTGTAGACCAGAAGATTCAGTCGTACATTACTATCATTGGCTGCAGTATTTCTCTGTTTGCTCTGGTCATCACTGTTCTGATCTTCATCACTAACAA AGAACTCAGAGTAGATGATTCTAAGAAGATCCACATCAGCCTCTCAGTGGCTCTGATCCTCCTCAACCTTCACTTCCTCCCCAGTGAGGCAGTGGCAGCGATGTCCTccactgagttttgtttttacatggcTCTTGGTCTTCATTACTCCCTGTTGGCCACCTTCAGCTGGATGGCCTTGGAGGGTTTGCATCTCTACCTTCTGTTGGTCAAAGTCTTCAACATCTACATCAGGAGATACCTGCTGAAACTCAGCGTGGTGGGATGGG gtgttccTGCAGTCATTGTGTCAGTGGTGGTGATAATAGACACAGATTATTATGGCTATGCCCCTCTGGATGTGTCTAACCCCAATGGCTCTGCAAT cTGCTATCTAACCAATTGCACAGTGAAGATGGTGACCACAGTGGGAGTGTTTGCCTTGGTGTTCCTCTTTAATGTGATCATGTTTGGAGTGATCATCAAATGGTTTGTGGCTGCACGCTCCAGCAGAGAg GGTGGACTGAATGCTCGTAATGCAGCCAAGAAAGAAATTTGTACCGTGCTGTCATTGATGGTTCTGCTTGGCATCACCTGGGGACTGGTCTTCTTCTCATTTGGCCCCCTGCCCACCGCTGGTCTCTACGCCTTCAGCATTCTGAACTCACTGCAAG GtttcttcatcttcatttaCTTTGTACTATCctggaaaaagataaaagacgAAAGACCATCTACCGAGCAAAGCAGTAAAACACAATCCACCGGCACCAAAACCTGA
- the LOC108237894 gene encoding adhesion G-protein coupled receptor G2-like — MQTMKCWVLWWLLVYFVYTRCTVSMTCAPNNCPDENTGGNCKCKKKDCQGQPCTGSTTPRLCKAQCKNSKSNGNSKAKCCMKFYSTKILDGNQEDIFQSVLDLEKFLEETDVNETISISVKNIVAAIHKPNGVYSGLSINANDNEVKSDMEVSDRKVSVRLPRELAVGQNNTVVFCMIHFPNETALNTSDDLYEGRLFGLSVSGKNISGLHERVNITISITTNINETQEPRCVFLHTSTKTFKSDGCLTLTKRDPNEVTCSCDHLTYFGVLLVSVKTLSSTDQEILSYITIIGCSISLFALVLTVLIFITNKHLREDDSKKIHISLSVALILLNLHFLPSEAVAAMSSTKFCFYMALGLHYSLLATFSWMALEGLHLYLLLVKVFNIYIRRYLLKLSVVGWGVPAVIVSVVVIIDTDYYGYAPLDVSNPNGSAICYLTDDTVKMGSTVGVFALVFVFNVIMFGVTIRWFVAARSSKQVGHNERNAAKREICTLLLVMVLLGVTWGLVFFSFGPLTTPGLYAFCILNSLQGFFIFIYFVLSLNKTKDSSPKQSSETHISTSST, encoded by the exons ATGCAGAC GATGAAATGCTGGGTTCTCTGGTGGCTGTTAGTGTATTTTGTGTACACAAGATGTACAGTATCCATGACATGTGCACCTAATAATTGTCCAGATGAAAATACAGGAGGAAACtgtaagtgcaaaaaaaaagattgtcaaGGTCAACCATGTACAGGATCAACAACACCACGTTTATGTAAGGCTCAGTGTAAAAACTCCAAAAGCAATG GAAATTCAAAAGCCAAATGCTGCATGAAATTCTACAGCACAAAAATTTTGGATGGAAACCAAGAGGACATTTTCCA GTCAGTTTTGGACCTAGAAAAGTTTTTGGAGGAAACTGATGTAAATGAGACGATTTCCATATCGGTCAAAAATATTGTGGCTGCCATACATAAGCCCAACGGTGTCTACAGTGGTCTGAGTATTAATGCCAATGACAATGAG GTAAAATCAGACATGGAAGTGTCTGACAGAAAAGTGAGTGTTCGCCTTCCGAGAGAGCTGGCCGTGGGACAGAACAACACAGTTGTGTTTTGCATGATCCACTTTCCAAATGAG actgCTTTGAACACCTCAGATGACCTGTATGAAGGCAGGCTGTTTGGCCTGAGTGTGAGTGGCAAAAATATTTCAGGACTTCACGAGCGAGTGAACATCACCATAAGCATTACTACAAACATAAAC GAAACCCAGGAACCCCGGTGTGTGTTCTTACACACATCGACAAAAA CATTTAAGAGTGATGGCTGTCTGACCCTGACTAAACGTGATCCGAATGAAGTCACCTGTTCCTGTGACCATCTCACATACTTTGGTGTACTTTTG GTGTCTGTAAAAACCCTCTCATCTACAGACCAGGAGATTCTGTCGTACATTACTATCATTGGCTGCAGTATTTCTCTGTTTGCTCTGGTCCTCACTGTTCTGATCTTCATCACTAACAA ACATCTCAGAGAAGATGATTCTAAGAAGATCCACATCAGCCTCTCAGTGGCTCTGATCCTCCTCAACCTTCACTTCCTCCCCAGTGAGGCAGTGGCAGCGATGTCCTCCactaagttttgtttttacatggcTCTTGGTCTTCATTACTCCCTGTTGGCCACCTTCAGCTGGATGGCCTTGGAGGGTTTGCATCTCTACCTTCTGTTGGTCAAAGTCTTCAACATCTACATCAGGAGATACCTGCTGAAACTCAGCGTGGTGGGATGGG gtgttccTGCAGTCATTGTGTCAGTGGTGGTGATAATAGACACAGATTATTATGGCTATGCCCCTCTGGATGTGTCTAACCCCAATGGCTCTGCAAT CTGCTATCTAACAGATGACACAGTGAAGATGGGCAGTACGGTGGGAGTTTTTGCCTTGGTGTTCGTCTTTAATGTGATCATGTTTGGAGTGACAATCAGATGGTTTGTGGCTGCTCGTTCCAGCAAGCAG GTTGGACACAATGAGCGTAATGCAGCCAAGAGAGAAATCTGTACCCTGCTGTTAGTAATGGTTCTGCTTGGCGTCACCTGGGGTCTGGTCTTCTTCTCCTTTGGACCCCTGACCACTCCTGGCCTCTACGCCTTCTGCATTCTGAACTCACTGCAAG GtttcttcatcttcatttactttgttttgtctttgaacaAGACCAAAGACTCATCGCCCAAGCAGAGCAGTGAAACCCATATCTCCACCAGCAGTACCTAA